The following coding sequences lie in one Thermosulfuriphilus ammonigenes genomic window:
- a CDS encoding UbiA family prenyltransferase, producing MEIRVGFFFWTETKMFKDLWAFIRERYPLQVTIPLVGVISLAAVYPTFGSWKRLLLAMATVFLGLLALRAADDLVDMESDRQRCPDRGLPSGRIKTEAISRSIWFLWGLILFLNLVSLKTLAFIVVLSLYYLFYFRGKSYLPHDIRPFFSTLIWGVIPLYVGLNLESLSLFHFLMMAFIWSAVVAHEIAHSLDNVHPNRWQALALRALFLFILSAFWGLAIWQVTGRPFFFGLFLLLTLAVILKLSLAFLREPGPSRAKAFYIWGFIFFLLPLAGLIMDGFFWNGRG from the coding sequence ATGGAGATCAGGGTCGGGTTTTTCTTCTGGACAGAGACGAAAATGTTTAAAGACCTCTGGGCCTTTATTAGAGAAAGATACCCTCTCCAGGTTACCATTCCTTTGGTGGGAGTCATTTCTTTGGCGGCGGTTTATCCAACCTTTGGCTCCTGGAAGAGACTCCTCTTGGCTATGGCGACTGTCTTTTTAGGACTTCTAGCCCTGAGGGCAGCTGATGATTTAGTGGATATGGAATCTGACCGCCAGCGGTGTCCAGATAGAGGGCTTCCTTCAGGCAGAATCAAAACTGAGGCCATTTCTCGATCTATCTGGTTTCTCTGGGGACTAATACTGTTTTTAAACTTGGTCTCTCTGAAGACCTTGGCCTTTATTGTGGTTTTAAGTCTTTATTATTTGTTTTACTTCCGAGGTAAAAGTTACCTTCCTCATGATATAAGACCTTTTTTCTCCACTCTCATCTGGGGAGTCATTCCCCTTTATGTGGGGCTCAATTTGGAGTCTTTGTCCCTATTTCATTTTTTAATGATGGCCTTTATTTGGTCAGCCGTCGTGGCCCATGAGATAGCTCACAGCCTCGACAATGTTCATCCAAACCGGTGGCAGGCTTTGGCCTTAAGGGCTTTGTTCCTTTTTATCCTTTCTGCCTTTTGGGGACTAGCAATTTGGCAGGTAACCGGGAGGCCATTCTTTTTTGGTCTTTTTCTTCTTTTGACCCTGGCAGTGATCCTCAAACTTTCTCTGGCTTTTTTGAGAGAGCCTGGGCCTAGTCGAGCCAAGGCCTTTTATATCTGGGGATTTATTTTCTTTTTGCTCCCTCTGGCTGGGCTAATAATGGATGGATTTTTCTGGAATGGCCGTGGTTGA
- a CDS encoding diacylglycerol/lipid kinase family protein, protein MDFSGMAVVEVIFLTGIHKLNRLGRLSLEAPLWVAQSADELTTLALEAVAGGAKRLVVLGGDGSINRILPALVYQETALGIIPLGRANDLAWSLGLPHCLEEAIKVALKGKVVSRGVFRLNRHHFFVTVGGLGFPALVAQWAQYGRSLWSYPFWALRLVGRARPLTFTLNSGNTIYEAKTLALLFGSVNRLGHLFRLPVQRPFPFCLWLKDHSPGKAFKILILSFLGRLKGQVFFLGSDSRLRISLDSPRTFFGDGEILARGRNFTVEWISHALNLVVPAN, encoded by the coding sequence ATGGATTTTTCTGGAATGGCCGTGGTTGAGGTCATCTTTCTTACAGGAATTCACAAACTTAATAGACTCGGCCGCCTCTCTCTGGAGGCTCCTTTATGGGTGGCTCAAAGTGCTGATGAACTCACTACCCTGGCCCTTGAGGCGGTGGCTGGGGGAGCCAAACGGCTGGTGGTTTTAGGTGGAGACGGGAGCATTAATCGCATCCTTCCGGCCCTGGTTTACCAGGAGACAGCCCTTGGAATTATCCCCTTAGGACGGGCCAATGATCTGGCCTGGAGTTTGGGCCTGCCTCATTGTCTGGAGGAGGCCATCAAGGTCGCCCTTAAGGGTAAAGTGGTTAGTCGGGGCGTGTTTCGTCTTAATCGACATCATTTCTTTGTCACTGTTGGAGGCCTTGGTTTCCCGGCCCTGGTGGCCCAATGGGCTCAATATGGCCGCTCTTTATGGTCTTATCCCTTCTGGGCCCTCCGGCTTGTAGGCAGGGCCCGGCCTCTGACCTTTACTCTAAATTCTGGTAACACCATCTATGAGGCAAAAACCCTGGCTCTTCTCTTTGGTAGTGTTAACCGATTAGGACACCTCTTTCGCCTGCCAGTTCAAAGACCGTTTCCTTTCTGCCTTTGGCTAAAGGATCATTCACCAGGTAAGGCCTTCAAGATCCTCATCCTCTCTTTCCTTGGCCGCCTCAAAGGTCAGGTTTTCTTCTTGGGATCAGATAGCCGACTCAGAATCAGCCTAGACTCTCCTAGGACTTTCTTTGGGGATGGAGAGATTTTGGCCAGGGGAAGGAATTTTACCGTGGAGTGGATATCACATGCTCTCAATCTGGTGGTCCCAGCTAACTGA
- a CDS encoding phosphatidate cytidylyltransferase has translation MLSIWWSQLTEPLLWTESLFVLGAILIVLYKRLKRPSSMVLKRLWLKYLVYYVFVHLTLAFLVIGGLWLQVALLVLSGLFVWELSRSFALLSPEYLVPIMLASLALTLSSRPETALMILVFSLVLIFSLPVVKGKPDAHHRPAKSLLILCLSGLFPVHLLWMREDFLLAAPFFFLTLAVGDAFAELLGRLMGRRSLLRSISPAKTTEGALGGLGAASLASLAFSDLFPFEESRLTFIFLGVLVGLLGQLGDLAFSALKRSQEIKDFSSLLPGHGGLLDRFDSLLLAVPVLYWLLRLWRGV, from the coding sequence ATGCTCTCAATCTGGTGGTCCCAGCTAACTGAACCCCTCCTCTGGACAGAGAGCCTTTTTGTTCTAGGGGCAATATTGATTGTTCTCTACAAACGGCTCAAACGTCCGTCTTCCATGGTTTTAAAGAGACTCTGGCTCAAGTATCTGGTCTATTATGTTTTTGTCCATCTTACTTTGGCCTTTTTAGTAATTGGTGGTTTGTGGTTGCAAGTGGCCCTTTTGGTGCTCAGTGGCCTTTTTGTCTGGGAACTCTCTCGGAGTTTTGCTCTTTTATCTCCCGAATATTTGGTTCCAATCATGCTGGCCTCTTTGGCTCTGACTTTATCTTCTCGGCCTGAGACAGCCCTCATGATTCTGGTTTTTTCTTTGGTGCTCATTTTTTCTCTTCCTGTAGTTAAGGGAAAACCAGATGCTCATCACCGGCCAGCTAAATCCCTCCTGATCCTCTGTCTCTCTGGCCTTTTTCCTGTCCATCTTCTCTGGATGCGAGAGGACTTTCTGCTGGCTGCCCCCTTTTTCTTCCTCACTCTAGCCGTGGGCGACGCCTTTGCTGAGCTCTTGGGAAGACTTATGGGAAGACGTTCCCTTTTGCGGAGCATCAGCCCAGCCAAAACCACCGAAGGCGCCCTAGGCGGTTTGGGGGCTGCTTCTTTAGCCTCTTTAGCCTTCTCCGATCTCTTCCCCTTTGAGGAGTCCCGGCTCACCTTCATTTTCTTGGGGGTTTTAGTCGGTCTTTTAGGCCAACTCGGGGATTTGGCTTTTTCGGCCCTCAAACGTAGTCAAGAGATAAAGGATTTTTCTTCCCTTCTCCCAGGTCACGGTGGGCTCCTTGACCGCTTTGACAGTCTTCTTTTGGCTGTTCCTGTTCTTTATTGGTTGCTCCGTTTATGGAGGGGGGTATGA
- a CDS encoding SDR family oxidoreductase, whose product MRSPCVLVTGGTGILGRPLVWSLVAQGYQVMVLSRKDALASELGLPVGVEIIRGDLTQDKLGLSQSKLEALARELKVCWHCAAYVGFDARKAHLAWQVNVQGTRRILKLLDMAPQASLHYVSTAYVAGKTPGLIFEDPVAEVPFRNTYEQTKNLAERLVFHWARSRHRLVKIYRPGIIIWPGARSQGIGGVLRSIELVAKAFGLKGGDILGIPACTMAYLNIVSLDSLIEALIILSKDLFPPGIYHLTNPHPIRVVELLRIIGETVGVRVEAICPQLPRPLTLAEKFCCRLIKDLLPYGQVWQHFESSRTRALVGDLLDLSLERLKELLEPRPKDQGWRYFCSFLGTHQRMKL is encoded by the coding sequence ATGAGGAGCCCTTGTGTTCTGGTCACCGGAGGAACGGGTATCTTGGGGCGCCCTCTCGTTTGGTCTTTGGTGGCTCAGGGTTATCAAGTAATGGTCCTTAGTCGTAAAGACGCTTTGGCCTCGGAGTTAGGGCTTCCGGTCGGAGTTGAGATCATTCGGGGTGATCTTACCCAGGATAAATTGGGTCTTTCCCAATCTAAATTAGAGGCCCTGGCCCGGGAGCTTAAAGTCTGCTGGCATTGTGCTGCCTACGTAGGTTTTGACGCTCGTAAGGCTCACCTGGCTTGGCAGGTCAATGTTCAAGGAACAAGAAGGATTCTTAAACTTCTGGATATGGCTCCCCAGGCCAGTCTTCATTACGTGAGCACGGCCTATGTGGCTGGAAAGACTCCAGGGCTTATCTTTGAGGATCCTGTAGCTGAAGTCCCCTTCCGCAATACCTATGAACAAACCAAAAATCTGGCCGAAAGGTTGGTTTTCCATTGGGCTCGGAGTCGGCATCGCCTGGTTAAAATCTATCGGCCAGGAATCATTATCTGGCCTGGGGCCAGAAGTCAGGGGATAGGGGGGGTGCTGCGCTCCATAGAGCTGGTGGCCAAGGCCTTTGGGTTGAAGGGAGGCGATATTCTCGGGATTCCGGCCTGCACCATGGCCTACCTTAATATTGTCTCTTTAGATAGCCTTATTGAGGCCTTGATTATTTTGTCTAAAGATCTTTTCCCTCCAGGGATATATCACCTGACTAATCCCCATCCTATTCGGGTCGTTGAGCTTCTCAGGATAATCGGTGAGACCGTAGGGGTAAGGGTTGAGGCCATTTGTCCCCAACTTCCGAGGCCTTTAACCCTCGCTGAGAAATTCTGTTGCCGCTTGATAAAGGATCTTCTGCCTTATGGGCAGGTATGGCAACACTTTGAGAGTTCTCGTACTCGGGCCCTGGTGGGAGACCTTCTTGATCTTTCCCTTGAAAGGCTTAAAGAACTTCTTGAACCCCGGCCAAAAGATCAGGGCTGGAGATATTTTTGTTCATTTTTGGGAACCCACCAGCGAATGAAATTGTAA
- a CDS encoding peptide-binding protein: MILLLSLLLILFSFVPAKGEKACPATGDAIIVGSIGDASILIPMLATDATSHTIAGLIFNGLVKYDRNLNLVGDLAQGWKVENGGRTITFYLRRGVLWEDGVEFTAEDVLFGFRLITDKNTPTAYAGDFLEVEKAEAVDRYTFRVHYREPFAPALSSWGNIVILPKHILEGQDITKTDFGRHPVGLGPYRLKEWLPQQRIVLEANSHYFEGRPCLDYYIQRVIPDPATMFLELRAGKLDWMGLTPIQYQRQTNDPAFKRQFHKYKYLSFSYTYLGYNLRHPFFKDKRIRQAISYAINKQEIIEGVLLGLGVVATGPYKPDAWYYNPNVRRYPYNPQRARELLAQAGWRDTDGDGILDKDGQPFEFTVITNQGNSLRLRTAQIIQYRLAQIGIKMHIRTIEWTSFIKEFIDKRRFEAVILGWTLGQDPDIYDIWHSSKVEPPGLNFIGYINPEVDKLLVAGRRTFDKKRRREIYARIQEILAEDQPYTFLYVPMALPVIHRRFRGIEPAPAGISYNFIRWWVPKNEQKYLQP, from the coding sequence ATGATTCTGCTGCTCTCACTCCTACTTATTCTTTTCTCTTTTGTCCCGGCTAAAGGGGAGAAGGCTTGCCCGGCCACCGGAGACGCCATTATCGTCGGTAGCATTGGTGATGCCTCTATTCTTATCCCCATGCTGGCTACCGACGCCACCAGCCATACTATCGCCGGTCTCATTTTCAATGGTCTGGTGAAGTATGATCGGAACCTCAACCTGGTAGGAGATCTGGCCCAGGGTTGGAAAGTCGAAAACGGTGGTCGGACTATTACTTTTTATCTCCGTCGAGGGGTTCTCTGGGAAGACGGGGTCGAGTTTACTGCTGAGGATGTCCTCTTTGGATTCCGGCTTATAACCGACAAGAACACCCCTACCGCCTATGCTGGAGACTTCCTGGAGGTAGAAAAGGCCGAAGCGGTGGATCGCTATACCTTCCGGGTCCACTATCGGGAACCGTTTGCCCCGGCCCTATCATCCTGGGGAAACATTGTCATCCTGCCCAAACATATCCTTGAGGGTCAAGACATTACCAAGACCGATTTTGGCCGGCACCCTGTTGGACTGGGCCCATATCGCCTGAAAGAATGGTTACCCCAGCAACGGATCGTCCTGGAAGCTAATTCACACTACTTTGAAGGAAGGCCCTGCCTTGACTATTACATCCAGCGGGTTATCCCTGATCCAGCAACCATGTTTCTTGAACTCCGGGCCGGCAAACTTGACTGGATGGGCCTTACTCCCATTCAATACCAGCGTCAGACCAATGATCCGGCCTTCAAACGACAGTTTCATAAGTACAAATACCTTTCCTTCTCCTATACCTATCTTGGTTACAATCTTCGCCATCCCTTCTTCAAGGACAAGCGAATCCGACAGGCCATCTCCTACGCCATAAACAAACAGGAGATAATCGAGGGGGTCCTCCTGGGCCTAGGAGTGGTGGCTACCGGACCGTATAAACCAGATGCCTGGTATTATAACCCTAATGTCCGCCGCTACCCTTATAACCCCCAGAGAGCCAGGGAGCTTCTGGCCCAGGCCGGTTGGCGAGACACCGATGGTGACGGTATCCTGGATAAGGACGGCCAGCCCTTTGAATTTACGGTAATCACCAACCAAGGAAACAGCCTAAGGCTCCGAACGGCCCAGATAATTCAGTATCGATTGGCCCAGATCGGGATTAAAATGCATATCCGAACTATCGAATGGACTAGTTTTATCAAAGAATTTATAGACAAGCGCCGTTTTGAGGCCGTAATTCTTGGCTGGACTCTAGGTCAGGACCCAGACATCTATGACATTTGGCATTCCAGTAAAGTGGAGCCGCCAGGGCTCAATTTTATTGGCTATATCAACCCAGAGGTTGACAAGCTTCTTGTTGCCGGACGGCGCACCTTTGATAAAAAAAGACGCCGCGAGATCTATGCCCGAATCCAGGAAATTCTGGCAGAGGATCAGCCCTATACCTTTCTCTACGTACCCATGGCCTTGCCGGTAATTCATCGCCGCTTCCGGGGTATAGAACCGGCTCCAGCGGGAATATCTTACAATTTCATTCGCTGGTGGGTTCCCAAAAATGAACAAAAATATCTCCAGCCCTGA
- a CDS encoding TldD/PmbA family protein has protein sequence MRFSFDPERVLRSMKGIFAELYYEETETTQITLEDDRIERLVSGTDSGLGLRRIYGHFQTAYAYTNDLAPQTVLELAQALTRVDQTEATPVTLAGPTKVPPVEVNRPPMAASVAAKIDLLRRANAVARGLSPKVRQVKVIYQDRHQRLAIINSDGQWLEGERTYVVLAVQVVAADGETVQTGYESTGGTTGLELFESHPPEEVAQVAAQRALLMLSARRAPGGVMPVVLSAQAGGTMIHEAVGHGLEADLAGEGFSVYAGKLGEQVASPLITVIDDATLLYQRGSYQFDDEGIFSRKVVLIENGLLKDFLYDRVSAMKAGRKSNGHGRRQSYRFRPIPRMANTYIAPGEESPESIIRDTHRGLLVKKMGGGQVDTINGNFVFEVAEGYLIENGVVGEPVRGATLTGNGPEVLKIIDKVGNDLGWGIGTCGKDGQGVPVADAQPTLRIPEMVVGGAVER, from the coding sequence ATGAGGTTTTCTTTTGATCCGGAGAGGGTCTTACGGAGCATGAAGGGAATTTTTGCTGAGCTTTACTATGAGGAAACAGAGACCACCCAGATTACCCTTGAGGATGATCGCATTGAGCGTCTTGTTTCGGGAACGGATAGCGGTCTGGGGTTAAGGCGCATCTATGGCCATTTTCAGACGGCTTATGCCTACACCAATGATCTTGCCCCTCAGACAGTTCTGGAATTGGCTCAGGCCCTGACCCGTGTGGATCAAACTGAAGCCACCCCAGTTACTCTGGCCGGCCCGACCAAGGTCCCTCCAGTGGAGGTAAACCGTCCTCCAATGGCCGCTTCAGTGGCGGCCAAGATTGACCTCCTTCGTCGGGCCAATGCAGTGGCTCGGGGGCTCTCCCCCAAGGTGCGTCAAGTAAAGGTTATTTATCAGGATAGACACCAACGTCTGGCGATAATCAACTCTGATGGCCAATGGCTTGAGGGGGAAAGGACCTACGTTGTTCTTGCTGTTCAAGTGGTGGCTGCTGATGGCGAGACTGTTCAAACCGGCTATGAATCCACCGGAGGAACCACCGGCCTTGAGCTCTTTGAGAGCCATCCCCCGGAGGAGGTGGCTCAGGTGGCCGCCCAGCGAGCCCTGCTGATGCTTTCAGCCCGTCGCGCTCCGGGTGGGGTGATGCCGGTGGTCCTTTCGGCCCAGGCCGGTGGGACCATGATCCACGAAGCCGTGGGGCATGGCCTGGAGGCTGATCTGGCCGGGGAGGGTTTTTCTGTGTATGCCGGCAAATTGGGAGAACAGGTGGCCTCTCCCCTGATTACGGTGATCGATGACGCCACCTTGCTTTATCAGCGGGGTTCATATCAATTTGATGACGAGGGGATCTTCTCTCGCAAAGTGGTCCTGATAGAAAATGGCCTTCTTAAGGACTTCCTCTACGATCGGGTCTCGGCCATGAAAGCTGGTCGGAAATCCAATGGTCATGGCCGCCGGCAATCATACCGGTTTCGTCCCATTCCCCGCATGGCTAACACCTATATAGCCCCCGGAGAGGAGTCTCCAGAGAGCATAATCCGTGACACCCATCGGGGGCTTTTGGTTAAAAAGATGGGCGGTGGACAGGTGGACACCATCAACGGCAACTTCGTCTTCGAGGTGGCTGAGGGTTATCTTATTGAGAATGGTGTTGTGGGAGAGCCGGTCCGGGGAGCCACTCTCACTGGCAATGGCCCTGAAGTTCTTAAGATAATAGACAAAGTAGGTAACGATCTGGGCTGGGGAATTGGTACCTGTGGTAAGGACGGACAAGGAGTTCCCGTGGCTGACGCCCAGCCGACCCTTAGGATTCCGGAAATGGTAGTCGGCGGGGCAGTGGAGAGATGA
- a CDS encoding ABC transporter ATP-binding protein has product MILEVRALKLILERKGNSVVLVDDLNFTLGAGKTLCLVGESGCGKSLTALAIMGLLPPGIKRLSGQIIFAGQDLTSLSSEALRRLRGARMAMIFQEPMTALNPVFTIGEQIAEVIETHEGRRRSEALARALELLKAVGVPAAEERLHAYPHELSGGLRQRAMIAMALACSPELIIADEPTTALDVTVQAQILDLLRQLRKEKGLSLLLITHNLGVVAEMADEVAVMYAGHLVEVAKTKDLFERPLHPYTMGLMASLPGPKERLSPIAGQVPPPGAWPEGCRFRGRCRYEEELCLVPPELREISPGHHSRCHLAGRFLVSGGKTNA; this is encoded by the coding sequence ATGATTCTCGAAGTCCGGGCCTTAAAACTTATCCTTGAGCGGAAGGGGAACTCCGTTGTTCTGGTAGATGACCTAAACTTTACCCTTGGTGCCGGAAAGACCCTCTGCCTGGTGGGGGAGAGCGGTTGTGGCAAGAGCCTCACGGCCCTGGCCATTATGGGACTCCTTCCACCGGGGATAAAGCGTCTCTCTGGGCAGATTATCTTTGCCGGCCAGGATCTCACCAGTCTTTCTTCTGAGGCCTTAAGGCGGCTTCGGGGGGCCAGGATGGCCATGATCTTTCAGGAGCCGATGACGGCTCTCAATCCGGTCTTTACTATTGGCGAGCAGATTGCCGAGGTCATTGAGACCCACGAGGGGCGCCGTCGCTCAGAGGCCCTGGCCCGGGCCCTTGAGCTCCTCAAGGCTGTAGGTGTTCCTGCCGCTGAGGAGCGTCTTCATGCCTACCCTCACGAACTCTCCGGAGGCCTGCGTCAGCGGGCCATGATCGCCATGGCCTTGGCCTGCTCTCCTGAGCTTATTATTGCCGATGAGCCCACCACGGCCCTTGATGTTACGGTTCAGGCTCAAATTCTTGATCTTTTGCGTCAATTACGGAAAGAAAAAGGGCTGTCGCTTCTTCTTATCACTCATAATCTAGGAGTGGTGGCCGAGATGGCCGATGAGGTAGCGGTTATGTATGCCGGTCACCTGGTGGAAGTGGCAAAAACCAAAGATCTATTTGAGCGTCCTCTTCATCCTTACACCATGGGGCTTATGGCCTCGCTGCCTGGCCCTAAGGAAAGACTCTCGCCTATCGCTGGTCAAGTTCCTCCCCCGGGAGCCTGGCCGGAAGGTTGCCGCTTCCGAGGCCGCTGCCGCTATGAAGAAGAGCTTTGTCTGGTGCCCCCTGAACTTCGAGAAATTAGCCCGGGCCACCACAGCCGCTGCCATCTGGCCGGAAGATTCCTTGTCTCAGGGGGAAAGACCAATGCCTGA
- a CDS encoding ABC transporter ATP-binding protein gives MPEALRVKDLWKTYSVSRGLFDRRRRSLVALAGVSFSVKRGEVLGLVGESGCGKSTLGRIIVALESPDRGEVIIGGQRIHQGQALPGLRRKVQIVFQDPFSSLNPRQKVRDILAEPFVVHKVLKGRALSERVADLLLMVGLPPEAASRYPHEFSGGQRQRIGIARALALSPEVIVLDEPTSALDVSVQAQILNLLKDLKEELSLTYIFISHDLPVVEFMSDRIAVMYMGHLMEIFPKNFKGPLHPYTETLLAAIPVPRPGYQKTRPVFGEPPSPLELPAGCPFVSRCQEKASVCQRKAPVLKEVGPNHLVACFARERE, from the coding sequence ATGCCTGAGGCCCTGAGGGTTAAGGATCTCTGGAAAACCTATTCTGTCAGTCGAGGGCTCTTTGATCGGCGGAGGCGTTCTTTAGTGGCTCTGGCCGGTGTTTCCTTTTCGGTCAAGAGGGGAGAGGTGCTTGGTCTGGTAGGGGAGAGTGGCTGCGGGAAATCCACCCTGGGCCGAATTATTGTGGCCCTTGAATCACCAGACAGGGGAGAGGTGATCATCGGGGGGCAAAGAATCCACCAGGGCCAAGCCCTGCCGGGTCTGAGACGAAAGGTCCAGATAGTTTTTCAAGACCCTTTCTCTTCTCTTAACCCCCGCCAGAAGGTCCGGGATATCTTGGCCGAACCTTTTGTCGTTCATAAGGTTTTAAAGGGCCGGGCCCTTTCAGAGCGGGTGGCCGATCTTCTCTTAATGGTCGGTCTTCCTCCGGAGGCTGCCTCCCGATACCCTCATGAATTCTCCGGCGGACAGCGGCAGAGGATCGGTATCGCCCGGGCCTTGGCTCTTTCCCCGGAAGTCATTGTTCTTGATGAACCTACTAGTGCCCTTGATGTCTCCGTCCAGGCTCAGATTCTAAACCTCTTAAAAGACTTAAAAGAAGAACTTTCTCTGACTTATATTTTTATTTCTCACGATCTTCCGGTGGTAGAGTTTATGAGTGACCGGATAGCTGTCATGTATATGGGACATCTGATGGAAATTTTTCCCAAAAATTTCAAGGGCCCTTTGCATCCTTATACCGAGACTCTTCTTGCCGCCATCCCGGTTCCACGACCTGGTTACCAAAAAACAAGGCCAGTCTTTGGCGAACCGCCCAGCCCCTTAGAGCTCCCTGCGGGGTGTCCCTTTGTTAGTCGTTGCCAAGAGAAGGCCTCTGTCTGCCAACGAAAGGCCCCGGTGCTAAAAGAGGTGGGCCCCAACCACTTGGTAGCCTGCTTTGCCAGGGAGAGGGAATGA
- the rtcA gene encoding RNA 3'-terminal phosphate cyclase: protein MIHIDGSYGEGGGQILRSALALSIITGRPFVIDNIRASRKKPGLRPQHRACVKAAAAISGAEVKGAEIGSLRLQFSPGSPRSGTFRFEVGTAGATGLVLQTVYLPLSLARNASRVRITGGTHVPMAPCYHYLSLVFTPMISLMGLDLKVNLIRWGFYPVGGGEIEAKINPVKELRPLWLLEDFRPSRIEALSVVAESLPKHISKRQALRLQRGLEALGIDHQVRSLRVKSSGPGTMVFVLAESESSRAGFTAIGIKGKPAEVVAEEALGALTIFLETGAPVDEHLADQLILPAALAAGETRYRTSRITRHLLTNLWVIRHFLEIDFEIHGREGTPGEIVIRGGLT, encoded by the coding sequence ATGATCCACATCGATGGCTCCTATGGCGAGGGTGGAGGCCAGATTTTGCGTTCGGCCCTTGCTCTGTCAATTATTACCGGAAGACCATTTGTGATAGACAACATACGGGCGAGTCGCAAAAAACCAGGGCTCCGGCCTCAACATCGGGCCTGTGTTAAGGCGGCGGCTGCCATCTCCGGGGCCGAAGTAAAAGGGGCGGAGATAGGTTCTCTGAGACTCCAATTCTCTCCAGGGAGTCCAAGATCAGGCACCTTTCGTTTTGAAGTGGGTACCGCAGGGGCCACAGGATTGGTCCTCCAGACAGTCTACCTCCCCCTTTCTCTGGCTAGGAATGCCAGTAGGGTAAGGATTACCGGCGGCACCCACGTGCCTATGGCTCCCTGCTATCATTATTTGTCTTTAGTATTTACCCCCATGATCTCTCTCATGGGCCTTGACCTTAAGGTTAATCTTATTCGCTGGGGATTTTATCCGGTCGGGGGAGGGGAGATAGAGGCAAAAATCAATCCTGTAAAGGAACTAAGACCCCTCTGGCTTCTTGAAGACTTCCGGCCCTCAAGAATCGAGGCCCTTTCGGTAGTGGCAGAGAGCCTGCCTAAGCATATCTCCAAACGGCAGGCTTTAAGACTCCAAAGAGGCCTTGAGGCTTTAGGCATTGATCATCAAGTAAGATCTCTTAGGGTGAAGAGTTCGGGGCCCGGTACGATGGTCTTTGTGCTGGCTGAGTCTGAGAGCTCCCGGGCGGGGTTTACAGCCATCGGCATCAAGGGCAAACCCGCTGAGGTCGTGGCCGAGGAGGCCCTTGGGGCCCTGACCATCTTTTTGGAAACGGGCGCCCCTGTTGATGAACATCTGGCCGATCAACTTATTCTTCCGGCGGCACTTGCCGCCGGTGAGACTCGCTATCGGACCTCACGGATCACTCGCCATCTTTTGACAAATCTTTGGGTGATCCGGCACTTTTTGGAAATAGATTTTGAAATCCATGGCCGGGAGGGAACCCCTGGAGAGATAGTGATCCGGGGAGGCCTTACTTGA
- a CDS encoding type II toxin-antitoxin system VapC family toxin — protein MMPVLVDSNVILDIFTEDPEWFEWSSRKLAEYAEKDTLIINPIIYAEISIRFEKEALPPEVFVREELPWEAAFLAGKCFLLYRKRRGKKTSPLPDFYIGAHAAVRGYVLLTRDAKRYSFYFPKLKLIAPEENDPKSKTREN, from the coding sequence TTGATGCCCGTTCTGGTGGACTCAAATGTCATCCTGGACATATTTACCGAGGATCCGGAGTGGTTTGAGTGGTCTTCACGGAAGCTGGCTGAATATGCGGAAAAAGACACGCTGATAATCAATCCCATAATCTACGCGGAGATTTCTATCAGATTTGAGAAAGAGGCTCTCCCACCTGAGGTTTTCGTTAGGGAAGAGCTTCCCTGGGAAGCTGCTTTTTTGGCGGGAAAATGTTTTCTCCTTTATAGAAAGCGAAGAGGCAAGAAAACCTCTCCACTTCCAGATTTCTACATTGGTGCCCATGCCGCCGTGCGTGGCTATGTTCTTCTTACCAGGGATGCCAAACGTTATAGTTTTTATTTTCCCAAGCTCAAACTTATTGCTCCTGAGGAAAATGACCCAAAAAGTAAAACTAGAGAAAATTAG
- a CDS encoding AbrB/MazE/SpoVT family DNA-binding domain-containing protein, whose protein sequence is MRITAKGQVTIPKKWREKFGLWPGPEVEFVPEEGGLKLVKKSLPGKGELLIKHMRGRGAVKLSTDEIMALTRGED, encoded by the coding sequence ATGAGAATAACGGCCAAGGGGCAAGTTACCATTCCCAAAAAGTGGCGCGAGAAGTTTGGATTGTGGCCGGGGCCGGAGGTGGAATTTGTTCCGGAAGAGGGGGGGCTCAAGTTAGTGAAGAAAAGCCTTCCCGGCAAAGGGGAGCTTCTTATAAAGCACATGAGAGGTCGCGGGGCGGTCAAGCTTTCCACCGATGAGATTATGGCCCTCACCCGTGGAGAGGATTGA